One genomic segment of Mycolicibacterium gilvum includes these proteins:
- a CDS encoding thiamine-binding protein — MIVAFSISPSGADETGGVSAAVAEAVRVVRASGLPNETNAMFTNIEGEWDEVMAVVKQAVDAVAAVSPRVSLVLKADIRPGFTAQLTAKVQRIDDALA, encoded by the coding sequence ATGATCGTCGCGTTCAGCATCAGTCCCTCCGGCGCCGATGAGACCGGCGGCGTCAGTGCCGCGGTCGCCGAAGCCGTCCGGGTGGTGCGTGCCTCCGGGCTTCCCAACGAGACCAATGCGATGTTCACCAACATCGAGGGCGAGTGGGACGAGGTGATGGCCGTGGTCAAGCAGGCCGTCGACGCTGTCGCCGCCGTCTCCCCGCGGGTCAGCCTGGTGCTCAAGGCCGACATCCGTCCGGGTTTCACCGCGCAGCTCACCGCGAAGGTGCAGCGCATCGACGACGCCCTGGCCTGA
- a CDS encoding glycosyltransferase: MRVALIAPHHFPIREPFAGGIESHVWHLARALIRQGHAVTLCAAAGSDLAMEHPALTVTVMPRSAAASRVFPPPGAIKESAHHAFVELMSELADPASGVDVVHNHSLNPVPVLTARRLPVPVLTTLHTPPFPALEAAVGAVARSGQAFAAVSPQAAAAWEHVGIRRMALVRNGIDTSRWPAGPGGEDLVWSGRLLEEKGPHLAVDAALRAGRRIVLAGPIVDDHFFRRRIAPTLGSRVSYAGHLGQRELATLVGRAAAALVTPLWDEPYGQVVAEAMACGTPVVAFAGGGIPELVDEHSGRLVEPGDVAALAAAVPEAVALPRAGVRRVARQRHGLARMVTGYVALYRALIAEATPPPRPPKLHSSRESASGDLLECKFGVGR, encoded by the coding sequence ATGCGTGTCGCACTGATCGCCCCCCACCACTTCCCGATCCGTGAACCGTTCGCCGGCGGAATCGAGTCCCACGTCTGGCATCTGGCCCGCGCGCTGATCCGGCAGGGTCACGCCGTCACGCTGTGCGCTGCGGCGGGGTCCGACCTCGCGATGGAACATCCGGCGCTGACCGTCACGGTGATGCCGCGCAGCGCCGCCGCCTCGCGCGTGTTCCCGCCGCCCGGCGCGATCAAGGAGTCCGCCCACCACGCGTTCGTCGAGCTGATGTCCGAGCTCGCCGATCCGGCGAGCGGTGTCGACGTTGTCCACAACCACAGCCTGAACCCCGTCCCGGTGCTGACGGCCCGCCGCCTGCCCGTCCCGGTGCTGACGACGTTGCACACGCCGCCGTTCCCGGCCCTGGAGGCCGCGGTCGGCGCCGTCGCGCGCAGCGGTCAGGCGTTCGCCGCGGTGAGCCCCCAGGCTGCCGCCGCATGGGAGCACGTCGGGATACGTCGAATGGCATTGGTGCGCAATGGAATCGACACGTCGCGGTGGCCTGCCGGCCCCGGTGGTGAAGACCTCGTGTGGTCGGGTCGGCTCCTTGAGGAGAAGGGTCCGCATCTCGCCGTCGACGCCGCGCTGCGGGCCGGCCGCCGGATCGTGCTCGCCGGGCCGATCGTCGACGACCACTTCTTCCGGCGCAGGATCGCGCCGACGCTCGGCAGCCGGGTGAGCTACGCGGGTCACCTCGGCCAGCGGGAGCTGGCAACGCTCGTCGGTCGCGCCGCCGCCGCGCTGGTCACCCCGCTGTGGGACGAGCCCTACGGGCAGGTCGTCGCGGAGGCGATGGCCTGCGGAACACCGGTCGTCGCCTTCGCCGGCGGCGGCATCCCCGAGCTGGTCGACGAACACAGCGGACGGCTGGTCGAACCCGGCGACGTCGCGGCGCTGGCCGCCGCGGTGCCCGAGGCGGTGGCGCTGCCGCGGGCCGGGGTGCGACGGGTCGCCCGGCAGCGGCACGGGCTGGCGCGGATGGTCACCGGGTACGTCGCGCTCTACCGCGCCCTGATCGCCGAGGCCACCCCGCCCCCACGCCCGCCGAAATTGCATTCCAGCAGAGAAAGTGCGAGTGGCGACCTGCTGGAATGCAAGTTCGGCGTCGGAAGATAG